GATGCCAACGCCCTGCGCCATTCGGTGGCCGAGGACGTGCAGGGCATGATCCTGGCCACCCTGGTGGCCTCGCTGGGCCTGGCGATCTTCGCCAAGGGCGGGCTGATGATCGGCGGCATGGCCGGCCTGGCGTTCCTGGCCCACTATGCGTTCGGCTGGAATTTCGGCCTGGTGTTCGTGCTGGTCAACCTGCCGTTCTACTGGGTGGCGGTGCGGCGCATGGGCTGGGAATTCACCCTGAAGACCTTCGCGGCGGTCACCGCCTGCGGCGTGCTGACCGACCTGCTGCCGCGCTGGGCCGATTTCGCCCACATGAGCTCGCTGTATTCGGCGCTGGTGGGCGGCGCGCTGGCCGGGCTGGGCATCCTGTTCTACATCCGCCACCGCGCCAGCCTGGGCGGCATCGGCATCCTGGCGGTATACCTGCAGCGCACCCGTGGCTGGAGCGCGGGCAAGGTGCAGATGTCGTTCGACACGCTGCTGATGGGCGTGGCGTTCTTCGTGCTTTCGCCGGACAAAGTGATGTATTCGGCGATCGGCGCGGTGGTGCTGAGCCTGGTGCTGATGTTCAACCATCGGCCCGGCCGCTACATGGGCGTCTGAGGGTTTACCCGGTTTTCTTGAGTTTCTGCAGGCGTTTGTATACCGGGCAATCCGGGCTGTGCGCGCCGGGCAGGTAGCCCAGGCTCATCAGGAATTCGCCGGTGATCTCGCCGCCGGTGAAGCGGAATGTCTTCTTGAACAGCTTCACCCACTCGGCCTTGTCGCGCGGGTGGTGCGCATCCAGCCATGCCGCGAAGCTGCCGTGGCTGGCGCGCAGCTGCTGGATCACCTGGGCGTTGTGGATCGCCGCGTGCACCTTGAGCCGGTTGCGGATGATGCCCGCATCGTTGAGCAGGCGTTCCACGTCGCGCTCGCCATAGCCGGCCACGGTATCCACATCGAACTGGCTGTAGGCCGCGCGGAACCCTTCGCGCTTCTTCAGGATGGTTTCCCAGCTCAGCCCGGCCTGGTTGATTTCCAGCAGCAGGCGCTCGAACAGCTCGCGTTCGTCGCGCTGCGGGAAGCCATATTCGTGGTCATGGTAATGACCGTGCACCGGATGGCCCGGTGCGATGAGGCAGTAGCCGCTCATGGGGTGTCGTCTTCAACGGGAGGTTGTTCGATGCCCAGTCTAGGCCCATCGCCGAGCGACAGTTGCGGCCAGCGTGCTGGATGGATCGTCAGGTTACCCCGCAGCAGCGGGTCGTACGCCGGGTCGCCGCGGTATTCGGAGGGCATCGGGAACTCGATCTTGCCGGCATCGGTCCAGTCCTTGCCATCGCGCGCGTGCAGGCGGCATACCGCGCCACCCCACGAGGGCTCGTGGCACAACAGCATCTCGTCCACGCCATCGCCATCCAGGTCGCGGCGCAGTGCCACGCAGACCTCGTCCATTTCCAGGCAGCTGCTGACGTTCACGGTCCCGGCCAGCAACGCCTGCCACCAGTCCGAGTCTGGCGCCGGGCTGCTCTTGGCCAGTTTCAGCTGCTGCTGCAGCACCTTGAGGTCTTTGATGGCGTCGCTGTAGTTCCCATAACGGACTTGCCGCGCGTCCACGCTCAGGACATTGGCGATCAGGGTGCTTGCACGCGGATCGTCGCGGAAGCGCGGGTCCTGCTGCAGTTCCTTCAGCACCTCGGCGCCGCGCCGGCCATAGCCGAAGCGCAGATCGGTGGCGTCTTCGCCCTTGATTGCCGGCGCGGTTGCCTGCAGCCGGGCCATCTGGCTGGCCAGGCTGATCCGGATCGGGTCCAGCACCGGCGTATTGGCCAGCACCGCCGCACCCAGCACCACCCAGCACATCCAGCGGTTGACCGGTTCGATCCGCTGCAGCCAGCGCCCGCGCCTGCGCACTGCGGCCAGCGCATAACCCACCGCGTAACCGCACACCAGCAGCGCCGCCAGCAGCGCCCAGAAGCGCTCCAGGGTGACCCCGTACTGGCTGATGCGCAGGCCCATTGCATACAGCGCCAGCGCCGCATACACCGGCAGCGTGAGCAGGCTGGCCTCGACCAGCCGGCGCAGCCACGCCGGGTAGGGCGGCAGCTCGCTTTCATGCTGGTACACCGCGTTGCTGAAGACGATCAGCAGCAGCACCAGAGTCAGCAGTACCGTGGCTGCCGAGCGCGTGCGCCACAGCGGCTCCAGCCCGGTGAAGGGCAGGCAGACCACGAAGATCACCGCGATGAACGCCAGCAGCGGCAGCAGGCCGCGCGCCACGGCAAACAGCACCTGGCGGATGACCTGGATGGCCCGGTCCTGGGTGCGCCCGATCAGCACGCCGAACCCGAACAGCATGCCAGTGGCCAGCGCGATGAAGGCTTTTTCGCGGAACAGGTCGCGGAAGAAGTGGATGTCCACCAGGTTGAACAGCGCCGCCCACAGCCACAGCAGCATCCAGGTCAGCCCAGTGAAGCCCAGTGCCAGCGCAAGGGTCAGCCCGTTCTGCCAGGCGCGCTCGAACAGGGCTGCGTAGGTGGCGCGCCAGTGTCCGTGCTGCAGCCGGAACTGCCACCACGGCAGCGCGACGAACACCGCGACGGCCACGCACACGGAGAACGGCAGCAGCAGCGGTGCCTGGCGCAGGTCGTCGGGCGTTCCGCCCAGGTTCCAGCCGATCCATCCGGCCATCGCCAGCACCAGGGCCGAGGCCAGCGCCGCGTGCAGCCACAGGCGGCGGTCGCGCAGGTCCACCAGGGTCAGCGCAACGGCGGTGGGGACGCTCAGCACCCAGGTGTACCAGCACAGGCGCGTGGCGAATGCCTGGAACGGCCCGTGGTCGGCCGCTTCCTGCACCGCGTACAGCATCAGGCCCTGCAACAGCGCGATCAGCACGATGGCGGCGCGCGAGGCAGGGGAAAGGGATGGCTGCGGGTTCATCGTGCTCTCCGTTGCGTACACACGTCCATGACTGCACGCATCGTAGCCGAGGCTCACGCCCGTGTGAGGATGCAGCGGGTAGAATGGGCCCATGTCCACGTTGCCTACCTCCCTTGCCGATCACCTGCTGGTTGCGCTGCCGTCGCTGACCGATCCGACCTTCGCGCGCACCGTAAGCCTGATCTGCCAGCACGACGAGAACGGTGCCATGGGCGTGCTGGTCAACCAGCCGTCCGAGTACACGCTGGGCGATGTGCTGGCGCAGATGGAGATCCAGACCGACGACCTCGTCCTGCGCGACCAGGTGGTGCTCAACGGCGGCCCGGTGCATCCCGAGCGTGGCTTCGTCATCCATGACGATGCTCGTGCGTGGGAGTCGAGCCTGCAGGTGGGCGAGGGCGTGTACCTGACCACCTCGCGCGACATCCTCGAAGCCATGGCCCGCGGCGAAGGCCCGCGCAATGTGCTGGTCACGCTGGGCTGTGCCGGCTGGACCGAGGGCCAGCTGGAAGGCGAGATCGCCGACAACAGCTGGCTGACCGTGCCGGCCGATGCCGAACTGCTGTTCGCCACGCCGCTGGAGCAGCGCTGGCAGGGCGCCGCCGCACGGATCGGGGTGGACCTGTTCCGGCTGACGGACTACAGCGGCAATGTCTGAGCCGGCCACCATCCGCCGCGACGGCACCGTGCTCGGCTTCGATGTCGGCTCGCGCCGGATCGGGGTGGCGATCGGCAGTTCCTTCGGCACCCATGCCCGCGCCATCGCCGTGGTGGACGTGCACGGCAACGGCCCGGACTGGACCGCGGTCGAACGCCTGATCAAGGAATGGCGGCCCGATGGCCTGGTGGTGGGCGACCCGCTCACCCTGGATGGCCAGGACCAACCCAACCGCAAGCGCGCGCAGGGCTTTGCCCGCCAGCTGCGGGAACGTTTCAAGCTGCCGGTGGTGCTGATCGACGAGCGTTCCAGCTCGGTCGAAGCGGCCCGCCGGTTCGCCGTCGAGCGCGCCGAAGGCCGCAAGCGGCGCCGCGATGCGGCCACGCTGGATGCGGTGGCCGCCGCGGTGATCATCGAACGCTGGCTGTCCTCGCCGGACGATGCCACCCCCGTTTCCTGACCCCCAGACCCTGCCCATGACCGCCTCGCAACTCGATTCCGACGGACGCCTGCGCCACCTGCTGACCCTGGAAGGTCTGCCCCGCGAAACCCTGCTGCAGCTGCTCGACCGCGCCGGCCAGATCCGCGATGCGGCGGTCGGCCGGGTCGGCAACAAGCGCCACGTGCTGGGCGGTTCGGCGGTGTGCACACTGTTCTTCGAACCCTCCACCCGCACCCGCAGCTCGTTCCAGCTGGCGGCGCAGCGGCTGGGCGCGGACGTGCTGAACTTCGACGCCTCCACCTCGTCTACGCGCAAGGGCGAAACCGCCTGCGACACGTTGAAGAACCTGGAAGCGATGGGCGTGCGTGGCTTCGTGGTGCGTCACCCGGATGACGGTGCCGTGGCCGAGCTGGCCGCCGCGGCGGGCGAGGGCACCGCGCTGATCAATGCCGGCGACGGCCGCAGCGCGCACCCGACCCAGGGCCTGCTGGACATGCTGACCCTGCGCCAGGCCAAGGGCGGTGATTTCTCGAAGATGAAGGTGGTGATCGTCGGCGACGTGAAGCACTCACGCGTGGCCCGCACCGACCTGCATGCCCTGCGCACACTGGGCGTGGGCGAGATCCGCGTGTGCGGCCCGCAGTCGCTGCTGCCGGACGATGACACGCTGAAGGGCTGCATCGTCGGCCAGGATTTCGATCAGATGCTGGAAGGCGTGGATGCGCTGATGATGCTGCGCCTGCAGCGTGAGCGCATGGAAGAAGGCCTGGTGCCGTCGATCGAGCAGTACCACGCCGAATACGGTTTGAACGCCGCGCGCCTGAAGCGCGCCGGCCAGGACGCGGCCGTGCTGCACCCGGGCCCGATCAACCGTGGCGTGGAAGTCACCGACGACGTGGCCGACGGCCCGCAGTCGTGGGTGCTGCGCCAGGTGGCCAACGGCGTGGCGGTGCGCATGGCCGTGCTGGAAACGTTGTTGGGGTGATGGGGGCCGCGTCGGATCGTGTGAACGTTGGACGGAATACGGGGGCGGTGTGTTTCCGGCTTCGGATGTTTGGGCCGCGCTGCGCGCGGTTTCCGGCCAACGGCCGGGGCTACGAATTTTTACGGACCCATTGGGATTGGGATCAATCAACCGTGGGCTGCGGATCGTGTGAACGTTGGACGGAATACGGGGGCGGTGTGTTTCCGGCTTCGGATGCTTGGGCCGCGCTGCGCGCGGTTTCCGGCCAACGGCCGGGGCTACGAATTTTTACGGACCCATTGGGATTGGGATCAATCAACCGTGGGCTGCGGATGGATGTGGCGTCGCCATCGACGCGTTTGTCGGTAGCGCCGGCCGTTGGCCGGAACGCAATGCTGGACGATGCCTATAGCGGCCAACGACACCATGCATGTTTGTAGTCGCCGATGTTCGCGGTGATTCCCGCGCGTATCGGGTTGCCAACGATGTAGTGCGCGTGGCGTAACAAGGCTTCGTCGGCACGCACCGCATGATCGAAGAATCCGGGTTGCCACACCTTGCCCTGTCTACCCTTCAGGCGGTTAAGCGACAGCGCGCTGGAAGATTTGAAGCGCCGCGCGACGTACGCAAGTGAATGCGAGCGCAGTTCAAACATCCAGTGAATGTGGTCGGGCATGACGACCCATGCCAGGGTGTGGGTGCATCGGCTCCGGTCCATCTGTCGAAGCTGATTGACCACGATCTCTGCGGCTTCAGGATCATCAAACCAACGGGATTGCCCGGCACAACGCGTCGTCATGACGTAAACCTGCCCGACAATGCTGCGGCGCCCAAGACGTAGACGATGGCTGCTCATCCTCCCATCCTCGGCGGATGGGGCGTAGTGGTGATTCAGGGAAATGCCGACATACACATCGGCCGTTACCGTCATGGAGTGTAGGTAGCCATACGAAGGCCGGCCAACGGCCGGCGCTACCGGACTGTGGCTTTTGGTCGATTGACCCTAATCCCAATGGGCCCGTAAATATTCGTAGCCCCGGCCGTTGGCCGGACACCGCGCGCAGCGCGGCCCAAGCATCCGAAGGCGGCATCATCACCGCCACCGATAATCCATCCGGCGTTTAAACGATCCGAAGCCCACGTTTGATTGACCCCAATCCCAATGGGCCCGTAAAAATTCGTAGCCCCGGCCGTTGGCCGGACACCGCGCGCAGCGCGGCCCAAGCATCCGAAGGCGGCATCATCACCGCCACCGATAATCCATCCGGCGTTTACACGATCCGAAGCCCACGGTCGATTGCTCCCAATCCCAATGGGCCCATAAAAATTCGTAGCCCCGGCCGTTGGCCGGACACCGCGCGCAGCGCGGCCCAAGCATCCGAAGGCGGCATCATCACCGCCACCGATAATCCATCCGGCGTTTACACGATCCGAAGCCACCCACCAGACGTCCATGACCCCGGATCGAAAAGCAGCCGGCCAACGGCCGGCGCTACCGCTTCTGCGCGAACAGCCATTCCCACATCGCCGCGTCCGCGTACGTTGCATCCCACGCGTTGTGGTTGCCCTGCGGGTACTCGGTGTAGCGCACGTCGCCGGCGCCGGTCGCATCGAACGCGGCCTTCAATTTTCTGTCGTCGGCGGGCAGCACCACATCGTCCATTGCCCCATGGAACATCCAGATCGGCGTGGCCTTGAGGCGCTCGGCGATGGCGGCATAGGGATCGGCTTCGTTCGCCACGGACTCCACGAACAATGACGCCCGCACCGCGCGCGGCGCCAGCACCGCGCCGCACACCGGCACGATCGCGGCGAAACGGGTGGGGTGTTCCAGCGCGATGTTCCAGCTGCCGTAGCCGCCCATCGACATGCCGGTGAGGTACTGCCGCGCAGGATCGGCACCGAATTCGGCGATGGTGGCATCCAGCGCGGCCAGCGCGATGCGGTTGTTGATGCCCGACCATTCCTGGTCTTCCGGCGCCTGTGGCAGTACCACCAGTGCCGGGAAGTCGCGCGCGTGGTCGCGCAGGTGCGGGCCCAGCCCGGCGGTGGTCTGGCGATGGCCGTCACTGCCACGCTCGCCCGACCCATGCAGGAACAACACCACGGGCAACGCGCTGCGCTGCGCCTTGGCATCGCGCGGCACGAATACCTGGTAGCGCGACACCCGCCCGTCCACGGTGACGCTGCGCTCAACGAAGTGCCCCTTGTCCGCAACGCGGGTCGTGGCACAGCCGCTCATGACGAGCACCGCCACCACCCACATCCACCACGCCGCGCGCTGTCGTGCCATTGTCTTTCCTCGGCTGAAATCGTTTTCAGTCTAGGCGCGGACGTCGGCGCAGGCATCTTGCAGTGCATCAGTCCGGGCGCGGCACCGAAGCCAGGATCTCCAGCTGTTCGATCGCCTCGGGGTGGCCCTCGGCGGCAGCGGCCTGCACCTGGGCCAGGCTGGGGTGGACCACCAGCAGGATGGGGTTCTCGCACTGCGGGCAATCGAACTCAGCCTCGTCCTCGTGCAGTTCCATGCTCATCTGGCGCGAGGTCCCCTGCCATTCGCAGGCGGGGCAGGTGTGGGTCTGGTCGCGCCAGCCGGCAGCGAAGTAGTTGTCGAGGGTCAGGGCCATGTCGGTGAACCGGTCAGTGCAGCAGGATCAGGGTGGCCAGGCCGAGGAAGCTGAAGAAGCCCATGACGTCGGTGACCGCAGTGACGACCACGGTGCCGGCCACGGCCGGGTCCACGTTCATGCGCTTGAGCAGCAGCGGCAGCAGCACCCCGGCCAGCGCCGCGGCACAGAAGTTGATGATCAGCGCCAGGGTGATCACCAGCGACAGCAGGAAGCTGTGGAACCACAGGTAGGCGATGATGCCGACCACGGTGCCGATCAGGGTGCCGTTGATCAGCGCCACCCGCGATTCCTTCCACAGCAGGATGCGCGCGTTGCTCTGGCCCACCTGGCCCAGCGCGATGCCGCGCACCATCAGGGTCAGCACCTGCACCGCCGCGTTGCCGCCGACGCCGGCCACGATCGGCATCAGCACCGCCAGCGCAACCACCTTCTGCAGGGTCAGCTCGAACTGGCCGATCACCGTGGCCGCCAGGAAGGCGGTGCACAGGTTGATGCCCAGCCACACCACGCGGCCGCGCACGGCGCGCTTGATCGGCGAGAACAGGTCTTCTTCTTCGTCCAGGCCGGCCGCGCCCAAGGCCTGGTGCTCGGCCTGCGAACGGATGATGTCGACCACGTCATCGATGGTGATGCGGCCGAGCAGGATGTTGTTGTCGTCCACCACCGGCGCAGACACCCAGTCATGGTCGGAGAACTGCCGGGCTACTTCGTCCGCGCTTTCGCCGACGTCGATGGCCGGCTGCTCGTCGTCGATCAAGCGGTTGATCGGGGTGCTGTCCTCGTGGGTCACCAGCGAGGCCAGCGACAGCCGGCCCAGGTACTGGTGGCGGCGGCTGACCACGAACAGGTGGTCGGTGTGGTCGGGCAGTTCGCCGCGCAGGCGCAGGTAGCGCAGCACCACGTCCACGTTGACGTCGGCGCGCACGGTCACCACGTCCGGGTTCATCAGGCGGCCGGCGCTGTCCTCGGGGTAGGACAGGACCTGCTCGAGCCGCTCGCGGTTCTCGCGGTCCATCGACTTGAGCACTTCGTCGATGACCGTATCGGGCAGGTCTTCGACCAGGTCGGCCAGGTCATCGATGTCCAGGTCTTCGACCGCGGCGATGATTTCGTCCGGGTCCATGTCGGCCAGCAGGCTTTCGCGCACTTCCTCGCCGACGTGGACCAGCACCTCGCCATCGTCTTCCGGGTCGACCAGCCCCCACACCACTTCGCGCTTGCCCGGCGGCAGCGATTCCAGCAGGTTGCCGATCTCGGCCGGCGCCAGCGTATTGACCAGCCGGCGCACCGGACCCAGCCGCCCGCTGTCCAGTGCATCGGACAACAGTCGCAACTGGCGCGCCGTCTTGTCGTGGCGTACGGCTTCGGCCATGCACAGCTCCCGCGGCAAAAGAAAAAAGGCCGCTATCCCGGACAGGATGCGGCAGAGGGGGTGGTCACCGCGTCATTATCGCTTGGATGCATGACAAACCGGTAGGTCAGCGCGTCACGACCAACGGTCGTGACCTGCCGGGCTGTTCATTGGTTTGTGTCGATCCAGCGCTCGATGCTGCGCCGGTCGCGTGCGGCCAGCAGCTTTGGTGCTGCGGCCTGCAGTTCGGACAGATCGCTGTCGCGCACCGCGCGCCGCACCTCCAGCAGCGTGCCGGGGTGCAGGCTGAACTCGGTCAGGCCGAGCGCGAGCAGCATACGGGTCATGCGCGGGTCGCCGGCAATCTCGCCGCACACCGCCACCGGCACCTCGTGTTCGCGGCCGGTGCGCAGGATGTGCGCCAGCAGGCGCAGCACCGCCGGGTGCAGTGGCGAATACAGCTCGCCCACCGCTTCATTGTTGCGGTCGGCGGCGAGCAGGTACTGCACCAGATCATTGGTGCCGATCGACAGGAAGTCGACCAGGTCGATGAAACTTTCCAGCGCGATCGCCGCAGCCGGTACTTCGATCATCGCCCCGAACGGGATGTGCTCGGCCACTTCGTGGCCCTCGGCGCGCAGCAGCTCGGCCTGCTTGTTCAACCGCCGCCGGACCGCCAGCAGCTCCTCGCGGGTGCTGACCATCGGCAGCAGGATGCGCAGCTTGCCGTAGGCCGACGCCCGCAGGATCGCACGCAGCTGGGTATCGGCCACCTTCGGCCGGGCCAGCGACAGGCGCACGCCGCGCAGGCCCAGTGCGGGGTTTTCTTCGTTGCTCAGGGTCAGGCCGGTGCGGTCGGCCTTGTCCGCGCCCAGGTCCAGGGTGCGGATGGTCACCGGTCGCCCGCTCATGCCGAGCGCCGCATCGCGGTAGGTTTCGAACTGCTCCTGTTCGTCGGGCAGCTCATCGCGCTGCAGGAACAGGAATTCGGTGCGGTACAGGCCGAGCCCGTGCGCGCCCAGCGCATGCGCCTCGGTGACGTCTTCGCGCGATTCGGCGTTGGCCAGCAGCGCGATCTCCACCTTGTCGCGGGTGCGGCTGGGCTTGCTGCGCAGGCGGCCCAGCTCGCGCTGTTCGCGCGCCTGGTCGCGCAGGCGGGCGCGGTAATCGCGCAGGTCCGGCGGCAGCGGGTTGACGGTGATCTGGCCGGTGCTGCCGTCGATGCCCAGCACGTCGCCATCGGAAATCTTCTGCAGCAGGTTGGGGACGTTGACGATCAGCGGCAGGTGCAGGCTGCGGGCCAGGATCGCGCTGTGCGAGAGCGCGCTGCCCGCGGCGGTGACGATGCCGACCACGCCGTGCGCCTGCAGCTGGGCCAGCTCGGAAGGCGCGATGTTGTCGCAGACCAGGATTTCACCGGCCAGCCCCTTCACGTCCGGCGGGCGTTTTTGCAGGAAGGCATGGATGCGGCCGATCACATGGTCCAGGTCGTCCATGCGACTCTTCAGGTAGGCATCGTCCATGCCATCGAAGACCTTGGCCAGGCGGTCGCGCTGGACGCGCAGCGCATACCCGGCGCTGTACGGGCCGCTGCGGATCAGCTCGTCCAGGCCGAACAGCAGTTCGGGGTCGTCCAGCAGCAGCGCATGCAGGTCGAGGAATTCGCCCACTTCCTGGTTCAGCGCACCCTGCAGGCGCTGGCGCAGGTCGTGCATTTCGGCGCGGGCTGCGTCCACCGCCAGGTGCAGGCGCTGCAGTTCGGCTGCCACTTGGGCCGGGGCGATGCGCTGTTCGGCGACTTCCAGGGCATGCGGCAGGCGCACCCGGGCGCGGCCGAGGGCATTGCCACGCGAGGCCCCGTGCCCGGCCAGCAGCAGGGCACCGGACGCGGTCCGTGCCGGTGTGCTGGAACCCGGTCGCGACGGTGGCCCCGGCATGCTCAGCTGTCCTCGTCGAAGCGTCGCTCGAACAGGGCCACCACTTCGTCCATGGCAGCCGCTTCGTCTTCGCCGTCGATGCGCACGGTGACCGGGGTGCCCTGGCCGGCGGCCAGCAGCATCACGCCCATGATGCTCTTGGCGTTGATCTCACGGCCTTTGGCGGCCATGGTCACGTTGCAGCGGAAGGGCGCCAGCACCTGCACCAGCTTTGCAGTGGCGCGGGCATGCAGGCCCAGGCGGTTGGATACGGTGAGTTCACGTTCAAGCATCGTCGACAATCGCTCCATTGCGAGTGCCCGCCGCCGCAGTGGCGGGCAGTTGATCCAGTCCCTGTTCCGGATAATTCATCACTCGCAACAACATCGGCAGGCTCAGCGCCGAGACCCGGCGTGCCGGGGTGCCCAGGCGGGCCAGCTGCGCTGCCAGATTGCTCGGGCTGGCGCCATACAGATCGGTCAGGATCAAAACGCCCTCACCGCTGTCCACGCGCCGCAGGGCGGCCGAGGCAAGCGGGAGCAGGGCATCCATGTCTGCGTCGAACGGTACTTCGAAAGCTTCGGTCTTCAGCGGCAGGTGCCGCAGGAGTCGGGTCGCCACGTCCAGCAGGGACGTACCGACGCCGGGATGCGTTACAAGGAGAATGCCACAGGTCATTGTCGAACGTTAACATCCCAACATGAATTGGGGATACACCACGGTAGCAACGGACCGTTGGTCCGTTGGCTTTGATCAATCCAGTTCGCGGTGGAACGTAGCCACTTCTGGCCAGCCCTGGTCGCGCGCGTGCCGGGCCAGGCGTTCGGCCAGGTACACCGAACGGTGCTTGCCGCCGGTGCAGCCGAAGGCCACGGTGACGTAGCTGCGGGTGTCGTTGCCCAGGCGGGGCAGCCAGGTATCCAGGAAGTCGATCAGCTGGTCCACGTACTTCTGCACGTCCGGCTGGGTGTCCAGGTACTCGCGCACCGGTGCTTCGCGCCCGGACATCGGCCGCAGCTCCGGGTTCCAGTGCGGGTTGGGCAGTACCCGGGCGTCGAACACGAAGTCGGCCTCGGCCGGGACGCCGCGCTTGTAGGCGAACGATTCGAACAGCAGCGAGAGCTTGTTGCCGTGGCTGAGCGCGAACTCGGTCACCACCTTGCGGCGCAGCTGGTGCACGTTGAGGGTGGTGGTGTCGATCACCGCGTCGGCGGCGCGGCGCAGCGGGGCGGTCAGTTCGCGCTCGCGCGCGATCGCTTCGGGCAGCGACAGGCCCAGCTGGCTCAGCGGGTGTCGGCGGCGGGTGTCGGCGTAGCGCTTGAGCAGCGCTTCATCGGTGGCATCGAAGAACAGCAGCTGCGCGTCCAGCCCGGCCGCCTGGGCGTCTTCGCGCCAGTGCGACAGCTGGCTCAGGTCGCTCTGGCCGCGTACGTCGATGCCCACGGCCAGGCGGCGCGGGGCGTCGGCATCGTGGCCGGCCAGCAGGCTGCGCACGAAGTCGGGCAGCAGGTTGATCGGCAGGTTGTCCGAGCAGTAGTAGTCGAGATCTTCGAAGGTCTTCAGCGCCACCGTCTTGCCGGAGCCGGACAGCCCGCTGACGATGATCAGGGTGGCGGCGGTGGGTTCGACGGCGGCGTTCATGGGGTACGGCGTTCCAGCAGGTTGCTGTGGCGGGCGATGAACATCGCGGCCGGGTCGATGCCCTTGGTGCGCAGGATGTGCAGTCGGGTGGCCGCCTCGGTCAGCACCGACAGGTTGCGGCCGGGCATCACCGGCAGGGTGATCAGCGGCACGTCCAGGTCCAGCACGTGGCGGGTGCCGGAATCGCCGGTCAGGCGCTCGTAACCATGGGGGGTGGGTTCGGTCATGGGCTTGGTCAGGTGCACGATGAGCCGAAGGTACTTGTTCTTCTTTACCGCCGTGTCACCGAACATCTCGCGCACGTTGAGCACGCCCAGCCCGCGCACCTCCAGCAGGTCCTGCAGCAGCTCGGGGCAGGTGCCGTCGAGCACGTCCGGGGCGATCTGGGTGAACTCGGGCGCATCGTCGGCCACCAGGCGGTGGCCGCGGCTGAGCAGTTCCAGCGCAAGTTCGCTCTTGCCCGAACCGGCTTCGCCGGTGATCAGCACGCCGATGGAGTAGATCTCCATGAATACGCCATGCAGGATCACCCGCGGCGCCAGGGTCCGGGCCAGGTGGTAGGAGAGGTGGTTGAGCAGCTCGTGGCCGCGCTTGGGCGAGATCCACAGCGGGGTCTGCGACTCATCGGCCGCCGCACGCAGGTCTTCCGGGCAGGGCTGGTTGCGGGTGATCACCAGCGCCAGCGGGTGCGATTGCATGATCCGCTCGATGGTTTCCCAGCGCTGGCGCGAATCCAGCGAATCCAGCCAGGACAGCTCTTCGGTGCCCAGGATCTGAACTTTGTTGGGGTAGATGGCGTTGAGGTAGCCGGCCAGCGACGGGCGCCGCGACACGGTGTTGCCGGCCTCCAGCTCGCGCCGCTCGCCCTTCTGCCCGGCCACCCAGCGCAGGCTCAGGCGGTCACGCTGCTGTTCGAACAGTTCACGCGCGGTGATGCTGGTATTCATGCGGCGCTCGCCGGCGGGGGAAATTCGATCACCTGGCGCAGTGCCGCCGCATCGCGCGCTTCGCGCAGCGCCTGGCGGATGGCCGGCTCGGAAAACAGCTCGGCCAGCTCGGACAGCAGCATCAGGTGTTGATGGGTGTAGTGGCTGGGCACGGCGATGGCGAACACCA
This is a stretch of genomic DNA from Stenotrophomonas rhizophila. It encodes these proteins:
- a CDS encoding prolyl oligopeptidase family serine peptidase, which gives rise to MARQRAAWWMWVVAVLVMSGCATTRVADKGHFVERSVTVDGRVSRYQVFVPRDAKAQRSALPVVLFLHGSGERGSDGHRQTTAGLGPHLRDHARDFPALVVLPQAPEDQEWSGINNRIALAALDATIAEFGADPARQYLTGMSMGGYGSWNIALEHPTRFAAIVPVCGAVLAPRAVRASLFVESVANEADPYAAIAERLKATPIWMFHGAMDDVVLPADDRKLKAAFDATGAGDVRYTEYPQGNHNAWDATYADAAMWEWLFAQKR
- the mgtE gene encoding magnesium transporter, encoding MAEAVRHDKTARQLRLLSDALDSGRLGPVRRLVNTLAPAEIGNLLESLPPGKREVVWGLVDPEDDGEVLVHVGEEVRESLLADMDPDEIIAAVEDLDIDDLADLVEDLPDTVIDEVLKSMDRENRERLEQVLSYPEDSAGRLMNPDVVTVRADVNVDVVLRYLRLRGELPDHTDHLFVVSRRHQYLGRLSLASLVTHEDSTPINRLIDDEQPAIDVGESADEVARQFSDHDWVSAPVVDDNNILLGRITIDDVVDIIRSQAEHQALGAAGLDEEEDLFSPIKRAVRGRVVWLGINLCTAFLAATVIGQFELTLQKVVALAVLMPIVAGVGGNAAVQVLTLMVRGIALGQVGQSNARILLWKESRVALINGTLIGTVVGIIAYLWFHSFLLSLVITLALIINFCAAALAGVLLPLLLKRMNVDPAVAGTVVVTAVTDVMGFFSFLGLATLILLH
- the ptsP gene encoding phosphoenolpyruvate--protein phosphotransferase, with protein sequence MPGPPSRPGSSTPARTASGALLLAGHGASRGNALGRARVRLPHALEVAEQRIAPAQVAAELQRLHLAVDAARAEMHDLRQRLQGALNQEVGEFLDLHALLLDDPELLFGLDELIRSGPYSAGYALRVQRDRLAKVFDGMDDAYLKSRMDDLDHVIGRIHAFLQKRPPDVKGLAGEILVCDNIAPSELAQLQAHGVVGIVTAAGSALSHSAILARSLHLPLIVNVPNLLQKISDGDVLGIDGSTGQITVNPLPPDLRDYRARLRDQAREQRELGRLRSKPSRTRDKVEIALLANAESREDVTEAHALGAHGLGLYRTEFLFLQRDELPDEQEQFETYRDAALGMSGRPVTIRTLDLGADKADRTGLTLSNEENPALGLRGVRLSLARPKVADTQLRAILRASAYGKLRILLPMVSTREELLAVRRRLNKQAELLRAEGHEVAEHIPFGAMIEVPAAAIALESFIDLVDFLSIGTNDLVQYLLAADRNNEAVGELYSPLHPAVLRLLAHILRTGREHEVPVAVCGEIAGDPRMTRMLLALGLTEFSLHPGTLLEVRRAVRDSDLSELQAAAPKLLAARDRRSIERWIDTNQ
- a CDS encoding HPr family phosphocarrier protein; this translates as MLERELTVSNRLGLHARATAKLVQVLAPFRCNVTMAAKGREINAKSIMGVMLLAAGQGTPVTVRIDGEDEAAAMDEVVALFERRFDEDS
- a CDS encoding PTS sugar transporter subunit IIA — encoded protein: MTCGILLVTHPGVGTSLLDVATRLLRHLPLKTEAFEVPFDADMDALLPLASAALRRVDSGEGVLILTDLYGASPSNLAAQLARLGTPARRVSALSLPMLLRVMNYPEQGLDQLPATAAAGTRNGAIVDDA
- the rapZ gene encoding RNase adapter RapZ produces the protein MNAAVEPTAATLIIVSGLSGSGKTVALKTFEDLDYYCSDNLPINLLPDFVRSLLAGHDADAPRRLAVGIDVRGQSDLSQLSHWREDAQAAGLDAQLLFFDATDEALLKRYADTRRRHPLSQLGLSLPEAIARERELTAPLRRAADAVIDTTTLNVHQLRRKVVTEFALSHGNKLSLLFESFAYKRGVPAEADFVFDARVLPNPHWNPELRPMSGREAPVREYLDTQPDVQKYVDQLIDFLDTWLPRLGNDTRSYVTVAFGCTGGKHRSVYLAERLARHARDQGWPEVATFHRELD